A genomic region of Pyrus communis chromosome 14, drPyrComm1.1, whole genome shotgun sequence contains the following coding sequences:
- the LOC137715053 gene encoding CBL-interacting serine/threonine-protein kinase 10-like — MENKSHVLMQRYELGRLLGQGTFARVHYARSLITNQGVAIKVIDKEKIMKVGLMDQIKREISVMRLVRHPNIIHLYEVMATKTKIYFVIEYAKGGELFNKVAKGKLKEDVARKYFLQLIDSLDFCHSRGVYHRDIKPENLLLDENDNLKISDFGLSALTESIRQDGLLHTTCGTPAYVAPEVINRRGYDGVKADIWSCGVVLYVLLAGYLPFHDSNLMEMYRKIGKAEFKCPNFFSPEACRLLYRMLDPNPNSRISIAKVRESSWYRKGPYSKNMKSEIGNKDVARTSAEASGSSENSMASEEKQEPGRPPNMNAFDIISLSAGFDLSGLFEKDPFHREARFTSRQPATVIISKLEEMAKQLELKVKKKDDGLLKIDGLKEGRKGILSIDAEIFEITPTFHLVEVKKSSGDTLEFQKMLDDIRPALRDIVWVWQGEEEQQQEEIPLQQQEEQHPPR; from the coding sequence ATGGAGAATAAATCGCATGTGCTGATGCAAAGATATGAGTTAGGGAGATTGTTGGGTCAAGGGACTTTTGCCAGGGTTCACTATGCAAGGAGCTTGATAACGAATCAGGGTGTGGCCATTAAGGTTATTGACAAAGAAAAGATTATGAAGGTCGGGTTGATGGATCAGATCAAGCGAGAAATATCTGTTATGAGACTGGTTAGACACCCTAATATTATACACCTCTATGAAGTCATGGCAACCAAAACTAAGATATACTTTGTCATTGAATATGCTAAAGGCGGTGAGCTATTTAACAAGGTTGCTAAAGGAAAGCTGAAGGAGGACGTTGCAAGGAAATATTTTTTGCAGCTAATCGATTCTCTTGATTTCTGTCATAGTAGGGGTGTTTATCATCGGGATATAAAACCAGAGAACTTGTTGCTTGATGAGAATGATAATTTGAAGATCTCTGATTTTGGGTTAAGTGCCCTCACTGAAAGCATACGCCAAGATGGGCTACTCCACACCACCTGTGGTACTCCTGCCTACGTTGCTCCAGAAGTTATTAACAGGAGAGGCTACGATGGTGTGAAAGCTGATATTTGGTCTTGTGGAGTTGTCTTGTATGTCTTATTGGCAGGCTATCTACCATTTCATGATTCAAATTTGATGGAGATGTACCGGAAGATTGGGAAAGCAGAATTTAAATGCCCAAATTTTTTCTCACCGGAAGCATGTAGGCTACTGTACAGGATGTTGGATCCAAATCCCAATTCTAGGATTTCCATAGCCAAAGTTAGGGAGAGTTCTTGGTACAGAAAGGGACCATACTCCAAaaatatgaaatctgaaatagGAAACAAGGATGTGGCTCGTACGAGTGCAGAAGCTTCTGGTTCCAGTGAGAATAGTATGGCTTCTGAGGAAAAGCAAGAACCAGGGAGACCTCCAAACATGAATGCTTTTGATATTATCTCCCTTTCTGCCGGATTTGATCTGTCTGGCTTGTTTGAAAAAGATCCTTTTCACAGAGAAGCAAGATTCACTTCCAGACAACCTGCTACGGTCATCATCTCCAAGTTAGAAGAAATGGCGAAGCAACTGGAGCTGAAAGTGAAGAAGAAGGATGATGGATTGTTGAAAATTGATGGATTAAAGGAAGGTAGAAAGGGGATTTTGTCCATAGATGCAGAGATATTTGAAATCACTCCAACTTTTCATCTAGTCGAGGTGAAGAAATCAAGTGGGGATACATTGGAATTCCAGAAGATGTTGGACGACATAAGACCTGCTCTTCGAGACATAGTCTGGGTTTGGCAAGGCGAGGAAGAGCAACAACAAGAAGAAATCCCGCTGCAGCAACAAGAAGAACAGCATCCTCCACGATAG